Proteins encoded by one window of Bos indicus x Bos taurus breed Angus x Brahman F1 hybrid chromosome 12, Bos_hybrid_MaternalHap_v2.0, whole genome shotgun sequence:
- the TFDP1 gene encoding transcription factor Dp-1 isoform X1 has translation MQFSDEGDTALSQGLSLKAEAVIFLQVAQPITAGLIEANGELKVFIDQNLSPGKGVVSLVAVHPSTVNSLGKQLLPKTFGQSNVNITQQVVIGTPQRPAAPNTIVVGSPHTPNTHFVSQNQPSDPSPWSAGKRNRKGEKNGKGLRHFSMKVCEKVQRKGTTSYNEVADELVAEFSAADSHILPSESAYDQKNIRRRVYDALNVLMAMNIISKEKKEIKWIGLPTNSAQECQSLEVERQRRLERIKQKQSQLQELILQQIAFKNLVQRNRQVEQQASRPPPPNSVIHLPFIIVNTSKKTVIDCSISNDKFEYLFNFDNTFEIHDDIEVLKRMGMACGLESGSCSPEDLRVARSLVPKALEPYVTEMAQGSLGGVFVASAVSTSNGTRLSASDLANGADGALATSSSGSQYSGSRVETPVSCVGEDDEDDEDFNENEEED, from the exons ATGCAGTTCAGTGATGAGGGCGATACTGCACTGTCCCAAGGGCTGAGCTTAAAGGCGGAAGCAGTCATCTTCCTGCAGGTGGCGCAGCCGATCACG GCCGGTCTAATTGAAGCCAACGGGGAACTCAAGGTCTTCATAGACCAGAACCTCAGTCCTGGGAAAG GCGTGGTGTCCCTGGTTGCCGTCCACCCCTCCACAGTGAACTCTCTCGGGAAGCAGCTCCTGCCAAAGACCTTTGGACAGTCCAACGTCAACATCACTCAGCAAGTG GTAATTGGTACGCCTCAGAGACCTGCAGCGCCAAACACTATCGTggtgggaagcccacacacccctAACACTCACTTTGTCTCCCAGAACCAGCCTTCAGACCCCTCACCTTGGTCTGCCGG GAAGCGCAACCGGAAAGGAGAGAAGAACGGGAAGGGGCTGCGGCACTTCTCCATGAAGGTGTGCGAGAAGGTGCAGCGCAAAGGGACCACGTCCTACAACGAGGTGGCCGACGAGCTGGTGGCTGAGTTCAGCGCAGCCGACagccacatcctgcccagtgagtcG GCCTACGATCAGAAGAACATCCGGAGGCGTGTGTACGACGCGCTGAACGTGCTCATGGCGATGAACATCATCTccaaggagaagaaggagatcaAGTGGATCGGCTTGCCCACCAACTCCGCCCAGGAGTGCCAGAGCCTGGAG gtggagagacagagaaggctggaaagaataaaacagaaacagtcacagCTTCAGGAGCTCATCCTGCAG CAAATCGCCTTCAAGAACCTGGTGCAGAGGAACCGCCAGGTGGAGCAGCAGGCCAGCCGGCCGCCCCCGCCCAACTCTGTCATCCACCTGCCTTTCATCATCGTGAACACCAGCAAGAAGACGGTCATCGACTGCAGCATCTCAAACGACAA GTTTGAGTACCTGTTCAATTTCGACAACACGTTTGAGATCCATGACGACATCGAGGTGCTGAAGCGCATGGGCATGGCCTGCGGGCTGGAGTCCGGGAGCTGCTCCCCCGAGGACCTGAGGGTGGCCAGGAGCTTGGTGCCGAAGGCGCTGGAGCCTTACGTGACAG AGATGGCTCAGGGATCCCTCGGCGGTGTGTTTGTCGCGTCGGCAGTGTCGACCTCTAACGGCACGCGGCTGTCTGCCAG CGACCTGGCCAACGGCGCGGACGGGGCGCTGGCCACGAGCTCTAGCGGGTCGCAGTACAGCGGGTCCCGGGTGGAGACGCCAGTGTCGTGCGTCGGTGAGGACGACGAAGACGACGAGGACTTCAACGAGAATGAGGAGGAGGATTGA
- the TFDP1 gene encoding transcription factor Dp-1 isoform X2 gives MAKDAGLIEANGELKVFIDQNLSPGKGVVSLVAVHPSTVNSLGKQLLPKTFGQSNVNITQQVVIGTPQRPAAPNTIVVGSPHTPNTHFVSQNQPSDPSPWSAGKRNRKGEKNGKGLRHFSMKVCEKVQRKGTTSYNEVADELVAEFSAADSHILPSESAYDQKNIRRRVYDALNVLMAMNIISKEKKEIKWIGLPTNSAQECQSLEVERQRRLERIKQKQSQLQELILQQIAFKNLVQRNRQVEQQASRPPPPNSVIHLPFIIVNTSKKTVIDCSISNDKFEYLFNFDNTFEIHDDIEVLKRMGMACGLESGSCSPEDLRVARSLVPKALEPYVTEMAQGSLGGVFVASAVSTSNGTRLSASDLANGADGALATSSSGSQYSGSRVETPVSCVGEDDEDDEDFNENEEED, from the exons GCCGGTCTAATTGAAGCCAACGGGGAACTCAAGGTCTTCATAGACCAGAACCTCAGTCCTGGGAAAG GCGTGGTGTCCCTGGTTGCCGTCCACCCCTCCACAGTGAACTCTCTCGGGAAGCAGCTCCTGCCAAAGACCTTTGGACAGTCCAACGTCAACATCACTCAGCAAGTG GTAATTGGTACGCCTCAGAGACCTGCAGCGCCAAACACTATCGTggtgggaagcccacacacccctAACACTCACTTTGTCTCCCAGAACCAGCCTTCAGACCCCTCACCTTGGTCTGCCGG GAAGCGCAACCGGAAAGGAGAGAAGAACGGGAAGGGGCTGCGGCACTTCTCCATGAAGGTGTGCGAGAAGGTGCAGCGCAAAGGGACCACGTCCTACAACGAGGTGGCCGACGAGCTGGTGGCTGAGTTCAGCGCAGCCGACagccacatcctgcccagtgagtcG GCCTACGATCAGAAGAACATCCGGAGGCGTGTGTACGACGCGCTGAACGTGCTCATGGCGATGAACATCATCTccaaggagaagaaggagatcaAGTGGATCGGCTTGCCCACCAACTCCGCCCAGGAGTGCCAGAGCCTGGAG gtggagagacagagaaggctggaaagaataaaacagaaacagtcacagCTTCAGGAGCTCATCCTGCAG CAAATCGCCTTCAAGAACCTGGTGCAGAGGAACCGCCAGGTGGAGCAGCAGGCCAGCCGGCCGCCCCCGCCCAACTCTGTCATCCACCTGCCTTTCATCATCGTGAACACCAGCAAGAAGACGGTCATCGACTGCAGCATCTCAAACGACAA GTTTGAGTACCTGTTCAATTTCGACAACACGTTTGAGATCCATGACGACATCGAGGTGCTGAAGCGCATGGGCATGGCCTGCGGGCTGGAGTCCGGGAGCTGCTCCCCCGAGGACCTGAGGGTGGCCAGGAGCTTGGTGCCGAAGGCGCTGGAGCCTTACGTGACAG AGATGGCTCAGGGATCCCTCGGCGGTGTGTTTGTCGCGTCGGCAGTGTCGACCTCTAACGGCACGCGGCTGTCTGCCAG CGACCTGGCCAACGGCGCGGACGGGGCGCTGGCCACGAGCTCTAGCGGGTCGCAGTACAGCGGGTCCCGGGTGGAGACGCCAGTGTCGTGCGTCGGTGAGGACGACGAAGACGACGAGGACTTCAACGAGAATGAGGAGGAGGATTGA
- the TFDP1 gene encoding transcription factor Dp-1 isoform X3, with product MAKDVIGTPQRPAAPNTIVVGSPHTPNTHFVSQNQPSDPSPWSAGKRNRKGEKNGKGLRHFSMKVCEKVQRKGTTSYNEVADELVAEFSAADSHILPSESAYDQKNIRRRVYDALNVLMAMNIISKEKKEIKWIGLPTNSAQECQSLEVERQRRLERIKQKQSQLQELILQQIAFKNLVQRNRQVEQQASRPPPPNSVIHLPFIIVNTSKKTVIDCSISNDKFEYLFNFDNTFEIHDDIEVLKRMGMACGLESGSCSPEDLRVARSLVPKALEPYVTEMAQGSLGGVFVASAVSTSNGTRLSASDLANGADGALATSSSGSQYSGSRVETPVSCVGEDDEDDEDFNENEEED from the exons GTAATTGGTACGCCTCAGAGACCTGCAGCGCCAAACACTATCGTggtgggaagcccacacacccctAACACTCACTTTGTCTCCCAGAACCAGCCTTCAGACCCCTCACCTTGGTCTGCCGG GAAGCGCAACCGGAAAGGAGAGAAGAACGGGAAGGGGCTGCGGCACTTCTCCATGAAGGTGTGCGAGAAGGTGCAGCGCAAAGGGACCACGTCCTACAACGAGGTGGCCGACGAGCTGGTGGCTGAGTTCAGCGCAGCCGACagccacatcctgcccagtgagtcG GCCTACGATCAGAAGAACATCCGGAGGCGTGTGTACGACGCGCTGAACGTGCTCATGGCGATGAACATCATCTccaaggagaagaaggagatcaAGTGGATCGGCTTGCCCACCAACTCCGCCCAGGAGTGCCAGAGCCTGGAG gtggagagacagagaaggctggaaagaataaaacagaaacagtcacagCTTCAGGAGCTCATCCTGCAG CAAATCGCCTTCAAGAACCTGGTGCAGAGGAACCGCCAGGTGGAGCAGCAGGCCAGCCGGCCGCCCCCGCCCAACTCTGTCATCCACCTGCCTTTCATCATCGTGAACACCAGCAAGAAGACGGTCATCGACTGCAGCATCTCAAACGACAA GTTTGAGTACCTGTTCAATTTCGACAACACGTTTGAGATCCATGACGACATCGAGGTGCTGAAGCGCATGGGCATGGCCTGCGGGCTGGAGTCCGGGAGCTGCTCCCCCGAGGACCTGAGGGTGGCCAGGAGCTTGGTGCCGAAGGCGCTGGAGCCTTACGTGACAG AGATGGCTCAGGGATCCCTCGGCGGTGTGTTTGTCGCGTCGGCAGTGTCGACCTCTAACGGCACGCGGCTGTCTGCCAG CGACCTGGCCAACGGCGCGGACGGGGCGCTGGCCACGAGCTCTAGCGGGTCGCAGTACAGCGGGTCCCGGGTGGAGACGCCAGTGTCGTGCGTCGGTGAGGACGACGAAGACGACGAGGACTTCAACGAGAATGAGGAGGAGGATTGA